Proteins found in one Triticum aestivum cultivar Chinese Spring chromosome 4D, IWGSC CS RefSeq v2.1, whole genome shotgun sequence genomic segment:
- the LOC123100061 gene encoding probable phospholipase A2 homolog 2 produces the protein MRSALGLSHWCSLLLLLSLVTAPRGLEVGDLFSQGKPPAVKQDCSRTCESKFCMVPPVLRYGKYCGILYSGCPGEKPCDALDACCMVHDHCVAANNNDYLNTRCNENLLGCLDGVNPAGPTFPGNKCSVGETAFVIKGVIEAAVLAGKILHKRDIGQ, from the exons ATGAGATCGGCGCTCGGTCTCTCCCATTGGTGTTCCTTGCTGCTTCTCCTCTCGCTGGTGACGGCTCCGCGGGGGCTCGAGGTCGGCGACCTCTTCAGCCAAGGGAAACCACCGGCG GTGAAGCAGGACTGCAGCCGGACATGCGAGTCCAAGTTTTGCATGG TCCCGCCTGTGCTGAGGTACGGGAAATACTGCGGAATCCTCTACAGCGGCTGCCCCGGCGAGAAGCCCTGCGACGCCCTGGACGCCTGCTGCATGGTCCACGACCACTGCGTCGCCGCCAACAACA ATGACTACCTGAACACCAGGTGCAACGAGAACCTGCTGGGCTGCCTCGACGGGGTGAACCCGGCGGGGCCGACGTTCCCGGGGAACAAGTGCAGCGTCGGCGAGACGGCGTTCGTCATAAAGGGTGTCATCGAGGCGGCCGTGCTCGCAGGGAAGATCCTTCACAAGCGCGACATCGGGCAGTAG